From the genome of bacterium, one region includes:
- the ptsP gene encoding phosphoenolpyruvate--protein phosphotransferase — MSADKREQILRGIPASPGIAIGIVHRMVYDEPEVLPRKLAPSEIPQELGRFDRSIEETRHAIERSRDRALDVAGVAVGKIFDAHLLILADEVFLDQVRGRITREQFDAEYIIFDSFAQMIEVISRSQGEVFRERATDLRDVRTRLLRFLRGDGDIIPDHPTHQVILVAEDLSPTQALNLDRELVHGIATDVGGLTSHTAILARSMDIPTIVGIGDVSGKVQDGDSIIINGNSGKVILHPTPDSQVEYEEKRERYRGFQRLLEDIKFQPAVTLDGREIKLWGNIELPREAESVHAHGGTGVGLFRSEFLFLTRETTPTEDEQFEVYDKAAEIMAPHPVVIRTFDLGGDKYHAGINIRDEKNPFLGYRAIRVSLSRRDLFKVQLRAILRASARGNVRVMFPFVSGFEELRESLAVLQEAKQELNQRKLAHDPNMLVGIMVEIPSAAIIADRLAEECDFFSIGTNDLVQYTVATDRANEQVAAYYRSYHPGVLRLIEMTVKAGAKHGVHVGICGELGGSPAAAPLLVGLGLEELSMTASMIPEIKKIIRSMTYEECKRIARKALKMDTSQEVQSFLRGELKKRFADLPIWFS, encoded by the coding sequence GTGAGTGCCGACAAGAGGGAGCAGATTCTGCGCGGAATTCCGGCGTCACCGGGAATCGCGATTGGCATCGTGCACCGCATGGTGTATGATGAACCCGAAGTGCTTCCGCGCAAACTGGCGCCTTCGGAAATTCCGCAGGAGTTGGGGCGCTTTGACCGCTCGATTGAGGAGACGCGCCACGCGATTGAGCGCTCGCGCGACCGGGCGCTTGACGTAGCGGGCGTAGCGGTCGGTAAAATTTTCGACGCGCATCTGCTGATTTTGGCGGACGAAGTATTTTTGGATCAGGTGCGTGGGCGGATTACGCGCGAGCAGTTCGACGCCGAGTACATCATCTTCGATTCGTTTGCGCAGATGATTGAAGTCATCAGCCGTTCGCAAGGCGAGGTTTTCCGCGAACGGGCGACGGATTTGCGCGACGTGCGCACGCGCCTGTTACGATTTCTGCGCGGCGATGGAGATATTATCCCGGATCACCCGACGCACCAGGTAATTCTGGTGGCGGAGGATTTGTCGCCGACGCAGGCGTTGAATCTGGATCGCGAACTGGTCCACGGTATTGCCACGGATGTTGGCGGGCTGACGTCGCACACGGCAATCTTAGCGCGGAGCATGGATATTCCAACGATTGTCGGCATCGGCGATGTGTCGGGCAAGGTGCAGGACGGCGACTCGATCATCATCAACGGCAACAGCGGCAAGGTGATTCTACATCCGACGCCCGATTCGCAGGTTGAATATGAAGAGAAGCGGGAACGCTATCGCGGTTTTCAGCGTTTGCTGGAGGATATCAAGTTTCAGCCCGCAGTGACGCTTGACGGCCGCGAGATCAAGCTGTGGGGGAACATCGAACTGCCGCGTGAAGCGGAATCCGTGCATGCGCACGGTGGGACGGGCGTCGGTCTGTTTCGCAGCGAGTTCCTGTTTCTCACTCGCGAAACGACGCCGACGGAAGACGAACAGTTTGAGGTGTATGACAAGGCAGCCGAGATCATGGCGCCGCATCCGGTAGTAATCCGGACGTTCGACCTGGGCGGCGACAAGTATCATGCAGGCATTAATATTCGCGACGAGAAGAATCCGTTCTTGGGTTATCGCGCCATTCGCGTGTCGCTGTCGCGGCGGGATCTGTTCAAGGTGCAGCTTAGGGCGATTCTGCGGGCTTCGGCGCGCGGCAACGTGCGGGTGATGTTCCCGTTTGTGTCGGGATTCGAGGAGCTGCGCGAGTCGCTGGCGGTGCTGCAGGAGGCGAAACAGGAGTTGAATCAGCGGAAGCTGGCGCATGATCCGAATATGCTGGTGGGGATTATGGTGGAGATTCCGTCGGCGGCGATTATTGCGGACCGGTTGGCCGAGGAGTGCGACTTCTTTTCGATTGGGACGAATGATCTGGTGCAGTATACCGTCGCAACGGATCGCGCCAATGAGCAGGTGGCGGCCTACTACCGAAGTTATCATCCGGGCGTGCTGCGCCTGATCGAGATGACGGTGAAGGCGGGAGCCAAGCACGGTGTTCACGTGGGGATTTGCGGTGAGTTAGGCGGCAGCCCGGCTGCGGCGCCGTTGCTGGTCGGACTGGGACTTGAAGAGCTTTCGATGACGGCCTCCATGATTCCCGAGATCAAGAAGATCATCCGCAGCATGACCTATGAAGAGTGCAAGCGGATCGCGCGCAAAGCGCTGAAGATGGACACATCGCAGGAGGTGCAGAGCTTCCTGCGGGGTGAATTGAAGAAGCGTTTCGCGGATTTACCGATCTGGTTCAGTTAA
- a CDS encoding HPr family phosphocarrier protein: MIQKEVTLLNRLGLHIRPAAQLTKIASKYQADVYLLKDGMRVNGKSIMGVMMLAAARGSTLVLEAIGDDEQQLIDELIKLFENKFYED, translated from the coding sequence GTGATCCAGAAAGAAGTCACCCTGTTGAACCGGCTGGGACTGCATATACGTCCGGCCGCGCAGTTGACCAAGATAGCCTCGAAGTATCAAGCGGATGTATATCTGCTCAAGGACGGCATGCGTGTGAACGGGAAGAGCATCATGGGCGTGATGATGCTGGCGGCGGCGCGCGGGAGCACGCTGGTGCTGGAGGCGATTGGCGACGATGAGCAGCAGTTGATTGACGAACTGATCAAACTGTTCGAGAACAAGTTCTATGAGGACTAA
- a CDS encoding PTS system mannose/fructose/sorbose family transporter subunit IID, with translation MNEQTPRTSAILLRSLALQLFLNYKTMQGPGYLLSLKPELRQTNASKTRAAASFINGHPAFSSIALGALTKRLRAGVTDEDVIQIADWKRQISTPLGAIGDSFIWERWKPALLSLCVALLLLPGNFAETVWLWAVPIMLVLYNCSLWYFRVWGFGHGFRLGERVTELALHPALPRVRRGLRVIGIAAALLVIGSSFGRILPHGVPSGLQFGVGFLVMLVAAYSRMSTLTAGFVALLGSIAITLVSTSTSLLP, from the coding sequence ATGAATGAGCAGACTCCGCGTACATCGGCGATTTTGTTGCGTTCGCTGGCGCTGCAACTGTTCTTGAACTACAAGACGATGCAGGGGCCGGGCTATTTGCTGTCTTTGAAACCGGAATTGCGTCAGACCAATGCGTCGAAGACGCGCGCTGCGGCGAGTTTCATCAACGGGCATCCGGCCTTCTCGAGTATCGCGCTGGGCGCGCTCACCAAGCGGCTGCGCGCAGGGGTTACGGACGAGGACGTGATTCAGATAGCGGACTGGAAACGCCAGATTTCGACTCCGCTTGGTGCGATTGGCGACAGTTTCATTTGGGAACGCTGGAAGCCCGCACTCTTGTCGCTATGTGTCGCGCTGCTGCTGCTGCCGGGCAATTTTGCGGAGACGGTGTGGCTGTGGGCCGTGCCGATCATGCTGGTGTTGTACAATTGCTCGCTTTGGTATTTTCGGGTTTGGGGATTCGGGCACGGCTTCCGGTTGGGCGAACGCGTCACGGAGTTGGCCCTCCACCCTGCTCTGCCGCGCGTGCGCCGTGGATTGCGGGTGATAGGGATTGCGGCTGCCCTGCTGGTGATCGGCTCGTCGTTTGGCCGCATCCTGCCGCATGGCGTGCCGAGCGGTTTGCAGTTTGGCGTGGGATTTCTGGTCATGCTGGTGGCGGCGTACTCCCGGATGAGCACGTTGACCGCGGGATTCGTGGCCCTTTTAGGTTCGATAGCAATAACACTCGTGAGTACTTCAACCTCCCTCCTGCCGTGA
- a CDS encoding PTS sugar transporter subunit IIC, whose product MWFPALAGAVVYLDTSVIGQTLLGQPIVACVLYGLLVDRPEVGLFFGVLFELIWLANLQIGAAKFCEGSLGAIIATAVAASVAPSEVTGEPAWIVLLIAMSLGLVFAHLGRELAPIVRRTMNGVAERYVSDSALGKSGAAWVLTALGVHVLAGAAFTALGVGTGHVLLRLYFGEFYALGPGANVVQATDVLCAGMWPSMLGVGAAAALLQLVSRKDWPWAIVGGAVLGVLLP is encoded by the coding sequence ATGTGGTTCCCGGCCCTCGCAGGCGCGGTGGTCTATTTGGATACGTCGGTGATCGGGCAGACACTGCTGGGCCAACCGATTGTGGCGTGCGTTCTGTACGGATTGCTGGTGGACCGCCCGGAGGTTGGGCTGTTCTTTGGCGTGCTGTTTGAGTTGATCTGGTTGGCCAATTTGCAGATCGGCGCGGCGAAATTTTGTGAAGGCAGTTTAGGCGCCATCATCGCCACGGCTGTGGCGGCGAGTGTGGCGCCCTCGGAAGTAACCGGCGAGCCAGCGTGGATTGTCCTACTGATCGCCATGTCGCTGGGTCTCGTGTTTGCGCATCTGGGCCGTGAACTTGCACCGATAGTACGCAGGACCATGAACGGCGTGGCGGAACGCTACGTGAGTGATTCGGCGCTGGGGAAATCGGGCGCTGCGTGGGTGCTAACGGCGCTGGGCGTGCACGTGCTGGCCGGAGCGGCTTTCACGGCGCTGGGCGTGGGCACGGGACACGTGTTGCTGCGGCTCTACTTTGGCGAGTTTTATGCGCTGGGGCCGGGCGCCAATGTTGTACAAGCAACGGACGTGCTGTGTGCGGGAATGTGGCCCAGTATGTTGGGCGTCGGTGCGGCAGCGGCGCTGTTGCAATTGGTGTCCCGCAAGGATTGGCCGTGGGCCATCGTTGGCGGCGCAGTGTTGGGAGTTCTGTTGCCATGA
- a CDS encoding polyprenyl synthetase family protein translates to MSDRLFGAIEERVAWVQDYVLSPRYVDLFSPEDIREAVTCYFESGGKRLRPAVMLFCCGAVGGDERKAISAAAAVEIFHTWTLVHDDIIDRDPLRRGSPTVHERFAKKPSTIARFGNNGDAAHYGISIAVLTGDVQHGWGISLMTELTRKFGISADVTLTLINELDTRVLCTLVEGEVLDVQYSKEPIGNLTSEQIEDMLWKKTGALYEFAGASGAAIGLNTPDLKHPLVRTLEQFTSACGAAFQLQDDILGIIGDEKLLGKPVGADIREGKRTIIARESWLRASERQRKLIDSTLGNLHAPHDQIDEVTKLFIELGGIEETAQRARAHIERGMQYLEPLPQTQYRDWLADWALFMIERKF, encoded by the coding sequence GTGTCAGACCGGCTGTTTGGTGCGATTGAGGAGCGGGTAGCGTGGGTGCAGGACTATGTGCTATCGCCGCGCTATGTGGATTTGTTCTCGCCGGAAGATATCCGGGAGGCCGTGACGTGCTACTTTGAGTCGGGTGGCAAGCGCTTGCGGCCTGCTGTAATGCTGTTCTGCTGCGGCGCAGTGGGCGGCGACGAGCGGAAGGCGATCAGTGCGGCGGCGGCGGTGGAGATTTTCCATACGTGGACGCTGGTGCATGACGATATTATTGACCGAGACCCGCTGCGGCGCGGCTCGCCGACCGTGCATGAGCGGTTCGCCAAGAAGCCCTCAACCATCGCCCGCTTTGGGAACAACGGTGACGCCGCCCACTATGGGATATCCATCGCGGTGCTGACGGGCGACGTGCAGCACGGCTGGGGAATTAGCTTGATGACCGAACTCACGCGGAAGTTCGGGATTTCCGCCGACGTGACGCTGACGCTAATCAACGAGCTCGATACGCGGGTACTGTGTACGTTAGTCGAGGGCGAAGTGCTGGACGTGCAGTACTCCAAGGAACCCATCGGCAATCTGACGAGCGAGCAGATTGAGGACATGCTGTGGAAGAAGACGGGCGCGTTGTATGAATTTGCGGGAGCTTCGGGCGCGGCGATTGGTCTGAATACGCCTGACCTCAAGCACCCGCTGGTGCGCACGCTTGAACAATTTACCAGTGCGTGCGGCGCGGCGTTTCAATTGCAGGATGACATTCTGGGGATAATCGGCGACGAGAAGCTGCTGGGCAAGCCGGTGGGCGCGGACATCCGTGAAGGCAAGCGCACCATTATCGCGCGCGAGTCATGGTTGCGAGCCAGCGAGCGTCAGCGCAAGTTGATTGACTCGACCTTGGGTAACTTGCACGCTCCGCATGATCAGATTGACGAAGTGACCAAGCTGTTCATAGAACTGGGCGGCATCGAGGAAACGGCGCAACGGGCGCGCGCACACATCGAACGCGGCATGCAGTATCTTGAACCGCTGCCGCAGACGCAGTATCGTGATTGGCTGGCAGATTGGGCACTTTTTATGATCGAGCGAAAGTTCTAA
- a CDS encoding TolC family protein, with product MQKAIWWVVVWGIMSGMARAEGPLINSTTPLSLDSLVRIGLENNPQVRLSKLNLKLNRIGDLAAIGRFLPSVSLGMNFSESQFENRTFVNPDGSVSSLPVTFEDVVIVPDDQGNLVLDTITVTQQPNEGKSRSNSWSLNANLSLFEGGQRVFLYRIAQSQKKINTLSVEEAHKTLTRTLAQQTVGVLTLEKVVALNKRLRDQRKDAFDLAKARYEVGAVTELDVLQAEIELGTAENTIASSERELEKRREELNQTLGIDLRSRFPLESGGGLTPYQFEVDNLLEQAWRNRTDLEIAMLRVKQAKDNVQYAKGGYLPRIGVGAQRAASEQSGADQAFTLSPRNRNTTYYASLSWNLFDGFAREFDVASKRVDLRRAEETERELKLSVDRGVREAYRNLATAFDQMQTTNRNRELANRTLELERERYRLGATSALSLRDAQVTYERAETDHLSKELEYQSSLIALELAVGKSLR from the coding sequence GTGCAGAAGGCCATTTGGTGGGTCGTGGTTTGGGGTATTATGTCGGGGATGGCGCGTGCCGAGGGGCCGCTGATCAACAGTACGACGCCGCTTTCGCTGGATTCGCTGGTGCGGATCGGATTGGAGAACAATCCACAGGTGCGGCTGTCGAAACTGAATCTGAAGCTCAACCGCATCGGTGACCTGGCGGCGATCGGTCGGTTTTTGCCGTCGGTCTCCTTGGGGATGAATTTCTCGGAATCACAGTTCGAGAATCGCACGTTTGTCAATCCGGACGGGAGTGTTTCGTCGCTGCCCGTGACGTTTGAAGACGTCGTGATCGTACCGGACGATCAGGGGAATCTGGTGCTGGACACGATCACGGTGACACAACAGCCGAACGAGGGCAAGTCTCGTTCGAATTCGTGGTCATTGAATGCCAACCTGTCGTTGTTTGAGGGCGGTCAGCGGGTATTCCTGTATCGCATCGCGCAGTCCCAGAAGAAGATCAACACGCTATCCGTCGAAGAGGCGCATAAGACTCTGACGCGCACTCTGGCCCAGCAGACCGTGGGCGTCTTGACACTGGAGAAGGTCGTAGCGCTAAACAAGCGACTGCGCGACCAGCGCAAGGATGCCTTTGATCTGGCTAAGGCGCGATACGAAGTCGGCGCCGTGACGGAGCTTGACGTGTTGCAGGCGGAAATCGAACTGGGCACGGCGGAGAATACGATTGCCAGTTCAGAGCGCGAATTGGAGAAGCGGCGCGAGGAGTTAAACCAGACGCTGGGTATTGATTTGCGCAGCCGGTTCCCGCTGGAGAGCGGCGGCGGGTTGACTCCGTATCAGTTCGAAGTTGATAACCTGCTGGAGCAGGCTTGGCGGAATCGCACGGACCTTGAGATCGCCATGCTGCGGGTGAAGCAGGCCAAGGACAATGTGCAGTATGCCAAAGGCGGGTATTTGCCGCGCATCGGGGTTGGAGCACAGCGCGCCGCGAGCGAGCAGTCGGGCGCAGACCAGGCTTTCACGCTTAGTCCGCGCAACCGCAACACGACGTATTATGCAAGTTTGAGTTGGAACCTGTTCGACGGTTTCGCGCGCGAATTCGACGTAGCCTCGAAGCGGGTGGATTTGCGGCGTGCGGAGGAGACTGAACGGGAGTTGAAGCTGTCGGTGGATCGCGGCGTGCGCGAGGCCTATCGTAACTTAGCGACGGCCTTTGACCAGATGCAGACGACCAACCGCAACCGCGAGTTGGCGAACCGGACGCTGGAACTTGAGCGCGAACGTTATCGTCTTGGAGCGACGTCGGCACTGTCGCTGCGGGATGCGCAGGTCACCTATGAACGCGCGGAGACCGACCACTTATCCAAGGAACTTGAGTACCAGTCGAGCCTGATTGCACTCGAGCTGGCCGTGGGGAAGTCGTTGCGGTAG
- a CDS encoding HD domain-containing protein codes for MTSRTTNKRVLKRGESAVLERLGRLADAQGIELYAVGGFVRDRLLGKKVKDIDFTVIGDAVAFARIVADSLGARNPVLFERFGTAMVPYRGFQLDFVTARAESYESQSRKPKVWEGALDDDLARRDFTVNALAACLNDVRYGELVDHYDGMGDLQRKLLRTPKEPEQTFSEDPLRIMRALRFAAQLEFQLDPATLAACRTMASRLDIVSQERITDELLKLMSARKPSIGLRLMQETGVMRLVFKEIAELAGVEQIGQHHHKDVFDHTLLVVDKLAELTEDPVMRLAALVHDIAKPRTKRFFPDLGWTFHGHEDVGSRMLKPISRRLKLPEKTAAKLMKMTALHMRPINLTREEVTDSAVRRLIVDAGEDLGDLMLLCKADITSANPKKVKRYLNHFEQLTTRIAEVIEGDQLRAFQSPVRGEEIMQICNLSPGPLVGKIKTALEEAILDGRVANEHDAVLAYLLEIKAQYLEN; via the coding sequence ATGACCTCGCGGACAACGAACAAACGGGTTCTGAAGCGCGGTGAGTCGGCAGTGCTTGAACGGCTTGGGAGATTGGCCGATGCGCAGGGTATAGAACTCTACGCAGTTGGCGGCTTCGTGCGCGACCGGCTTTTAGGCAAAAAAGTCAAGGATATTGACTTCACAGTCATCGGCGATGCGGTCGCCTTTGCGCGAATTGTTGCCGATTCCCTGGGTGCTCGGAATCCGGTGCTGTTTGAACGCTTTGGCACGGCGATGGTGCCCTATCGCGGTTTTCAGTTGGATTTTGTGACGGCGCGCGCGGAGTCGTACGAATCGCAGTCGCGCAAGCCCAAGGTGTGGGAAGGCGCGCTCGACGATGACCTGGCGCGGCGGGATTTCACGGTGAATGCGCTGGCGGCGTGCTTAAACGACGTACGCTACGGCGAACTTGTGGATCACTACGACGGCATGGGTGATCTGCAACGCAAACTTCTGCGCACGCCGAAGGAGCCGGAACAGACGTTCTCGGAAGATCCACTGCGGATCATGCGGGCGCTGCGGTTTGCCGCACAGTTGGAGTTTCAGCTCGATCCGGCGACGCTCGCTGCATGCCGGACCATGGCATCCCGCCTCGATATTGTCAGTCAGGAGCGTATCACCGACGAGCTGCTGAAACTGATGTCGGCACGCAAGCCCTCGATTGGTCTGCGGCTGATGCAGGAAACAGGGGTGATGCGGCTGGTGTTCAAGGAGATTGCGGAGCTTGCGGGGGTCGAACAGATTGGGCAGCACCACCACAAGGACGTGTTCGACCATACGCTGCTGGTAGTGGACAAGTTGGCCGAGCTTACGGAGGACCCGGTCATGCGGCTGGCCGCGCTGGTGCACGACATTGCCAAACCGCGCACCAAACGGTTTTTCCCGGACTTAGGCTGGACTTTTCACGGGCACGAGGATGTTGGCAGTCGCATGCTCAAGCCGATCAGTCGGCGGCTGAAGCTGCCCGAGAAGACGGCGGCCAAGTTGATGAAGATGACGGCCTTGCATATGCGCCCGATCAATCTGACCCGGGAGGAGGTCACGGATTCGGCGGTGCGGCGGTTGATTGTGGATGCCGGGGAGGATTTGGGCGATTTGATGCTCTTGTGTAAGGCCGATATTACATCGGCTAACCCCAAGAAAGTCAAGCGCTACCTCAACCACTTTGAGCAGCTCACGACGCGTATTGCGGAGGTAATTGAGGGGGATCAGCTTCGGGCATTTCAAAGTCCGGTCCGCGGCGAGGAGATCATGCAGATTTGCAACCTCTCACCCGGTCCGTTAGTCGGAAAGATTAAGACGGCCCTTGAGGAGGCGATTCTCGACGGTCGGGTCGCCAATGAGCACGACGCAGTGCTCGCGTATCTACTGGAAATCAAAGCTCAGTACCTGGAGAATTAG